A stretch of DNA from Streptomyces sp. NBC_01197:
GAGCACCAGGGCGTCGCCCGGGTCGGACTTCTTGCGGGGGACACTGTGCCGGTCACGGTAGCGGGCGGCGGCCATCGGGTTGATCGCGAAGACCTTCCGCTTGCCCTGCCGCAGCACGGCGACCAGCAGACCACGGGAGGTCTCGATCGCCACCGGGATCGGGTGTTCCTGGGTGTCGCCGTACTCGGCGAGCAGGTCCAACAAGACCTTGTAGCCGACCGCATTATTGGTGATGTGGCGTTTGGCCAGCAGCTGGCCCGAGTCGTCGACCAGGGCGACGTCGTGCGTCCTCTCGGCCCAGTCGATTCCGCAGTAGATCAAGCCATCCTCCCTATGGCGCGGGTGTTTGCGCTGGTCACGAGCACATGCGTGCCACGCAGCGACCTAATTCCAGGACTCGGCGACAAGGCCGGTCCGCCACCTCACTAGCCGTTCGTGGCACCAGCGCGTCACATGGGCCTCGGTCTCGACCCGACCGGCAAGGGCCAAGCCCGCTGGACCATGCGCTGGAAGACAGCCTTGAACGCCTTCGACATCACCTTCGACGGCCGACTCTCCGCAGCCCGCCAGTAACCCTCAACAACCCGAGTTACACCGCTCGTTTGACAGACCCGATCCTGGACAACCTGTCCGCCCACAAAGGCACCGACATCCGCCGCTGGGCTACAAAGCACAAGGTCGAGCTGTGCTTCACCCCGACCTACACCTCTTCGGCCAACCCCATCGAGACCCACTTCGGACCGCTGAGGCAGTTCACCATCGCCAACTCCAACCACCCCGTGCAGACACGAGCCCTGCACGCCTATCTACGCTGGCGCAACGCCAACGCCCGCCACCGCGACGTCCTGGCCGCCGAACGCAAGGAACGCGCCCGCATCCGAAGCGAGAAGGGCATCCGTTGGGGCGGACGCCCCCTCAACACCGCAGCCTGACCAACCGCGAACTTACACAGCCACAGCGCATCATCGGTCCGCTCGTGGCCAAGCGCGGACGACCGAAGCGTTGTGAAGATGATCTCGGCTGGGCAGACCCGGAGCCCCGAACGGGGCCGGTTCAGGAGAAGGGCGGCGCCAGAGGAGAATGACTCAGGAGGCGGACGGCTCGATCTCCCCCGCGAAGACGATGACCTGGTCGATGAGGCTCCGCCGCAGATGGACGACGTCCGTTCCCGCCAGGCGGGGGCCTCCATCCGGCGTCGTGAAGACCCACTGGTACCGGGCCCACTCGTCCGGCATGTCCACTGCCGAACAGCGCACCATCGTGCCGGTCCCCGCGGGGTGGCGCCGGATGTCCAGCACGAACCGCTCGACCGCCTCGATCCCCTCACTGCGGCCCAACGGTCCCCAGAAGACCACGTCCGAGGTGAGGGCCTGGGAGAGCAGCGCAGTCACATAGCTGTCGTCCGAGGCGTTGAACGCGGAGATGAACGTGTCGATCGCGGACCGCGCGGTTTCTTCCTGCATGCACCAGTAATACCAGTCGCCTCGCGGACCGCGCTCGTCCCGTGAGCCGTCTCCCGACCACGGTGAACCATCCCGGTCACAGCACTAGCCACGTGCGAACGTGCTTACCGTGCCGTGCTTACTGCGCCGTCTTCGACTGCGCGTAGTTGAGGAGGAAGTGCGCCTCGGCGACGGAGAGCCGCTCCAGTTCCTCCGGCGAGACGCTCTCGTTGACGGCGTGGATCTGCGCCTCCGGCTCGCTCAGCCCGATCAGCAGGATCTCCGCCTCCGGGTAGAGCGTGGCCAGCGTGTTGCAGAGCGGGATCGAGCCGCCCATGCCCGCCGACTGCATCTCCTCGCCCGGGTACGCGACGCGCATCGCCTCGGCCATCGACGTGTACGCGGGGCTGCTGGTGTCGGCGCGGAACGGCTGGCCCTGGCCGACCGGTTCCACCGAGAGCCGTGCGCCCCACGGGGTGTGCGCCTTCAGGTGCGCGGTCAGCAGCCCGGTGGCCTCGGCGGCGTCGGTGCCCGGCGGCACCCGCAGGCTGACCTGGGCCCGGGCACTCGCCTGTACCGAAGGCGTCGAGCCCACGACAGGCGGGCAGTCGATGCCGATGACGGTGACGGCAGGGCGCGCCCATACGCGGTCCGCCACCGTGCCGCTGCCGATCAGCTCCACACCGTCGAGAACCTTCGCGTCCTGGCGGAACTCGCCCTCCGGGTACTGGAGTCCGTCCCACGCGGCGTCCGCTTCCAGCCCGTCGACCGTCGTCGAACCGTCCTCGGCGCGCAGCGAGTCCAGCAGCCGGATCAGCGCGGCGAGCGCGTCGGGCGCCGCGCCGCCGAACTGGCCGGAGTGCAGGTTGCCTTCGAGGGTGTCCAACTGGACCCGGAGCATCGTCATCCCGCGCAGGGTGGCGGTGACGGTGGGCAGACCGACGCGGAAGTTCCCGGTGTCACCGATGACGACCGCGTCGGCCGTCAGCAGCTCGGGGTGGGCCTCGGCGTACCGCTCAAGACCGCCCGTGCCCTGTTCCTCCGAACCTTCCGCGATCACCTTCACGGAGACCGGGACGCCCCCGTTCGCCTTGAGGGCGCGCAGCGCGAGCAGGTGCATGATGAACCCGCCCTTGCAGTCGGCCGCACCACGCCCGTACCAGCGGCCGTTCCGCTCGGTCAGCTCGAACGGCGGGGACAGCCAGGCGTCCTCGCCGAGCGGCGGCTGGACGTCGTAGTGCGCGTAGAGCAGCACGGTCGGCGCGGCCTCGGGGCCGGGCAGGAGACCGTAGACGGACTGGGAGCCGTCGGGGGTGTCGAGGAGCGCGACGTCCTGGAAGCCCTCGGCGCGCAGCGCCCCGGCGACCCAGTCAGCTGCGGCCTCGCACTCGCTCCTGGGGAAGACCGCCGGATCCGCGACCGACTGGAAGGCCACCAGCTCGGTCAGCTCCGCCCGGGCGCGGGGCATCAGCGAGGCGACGGCCTCGGCAATCGGATTCGCGGTCATGGGCACGCTCCTCGTGGGTGCGACGTTGAAGTACGTGTACGTGTGTGCACACATGCGTTCGTTTGCGGGCTGACCGATCCTCCCACAGCGGGGTCGGCCGACAGCGCGCCGTAGTATGCCGTCGACAAGCACGGGCCACTGGTCGGATCAGGAGCAGCAGCACATCGTGAGCAGCGAGAACGCAGACGCGGGCACGGAACACGACCAGCAGGTATGGGATGTGGTGGTGGTCGGCGCAGGTCCGGCCGGGGCCTCGGCGGCGTACGCCGCGGCGGTGGCGGGACGGAGGGTTCTCCTCCTGGAGAAGGCCGAGTTGCCGCGTTACAAGACATGCGGCGGAGGCATCATCGGGCCGTCGCGCGACTCGCTTCCGCCGGGATTCGAACTGCCGCTGCGCGACCGGGTGTACGCGGTGACGTTCTCGATGAACGGCAGGATGACGCGGACCCGCCGGTCCAAGCAGATGCTCTTCGGGCTCATCAACCGCCCCGAGTTCGACCAGGGGCTGGTCGAGGAGGCGCAGAAGGCGGGTGCCGAGATCCGTACCGGCGCCGCCGTCTCCCGTGTCGAGCAGCACGGGTCCGCCGTGCCCGACCGGCGCACGGTCGCGGTCGTCCTCGCCGACGGCGAGACGGTGCTCGCGCGCGCGGTCGTCGGGGCCGACGGCAGCGCGGGCCGGATAGGAGCCCATGTCGGGGTGAAGATGGACCAGGTGGACCTCGGCCTTGAGGCCGAGATCCCGGTCCCGCCGACGGTCGCCGAGGACTGGGCCGGGCGGGTACTCATCGACTGGGGCCCCATTCCGGGGAGTTACGCGTGGGTGTTCCCCAAGGGTGACACGCTCACCGTCGGCGTGATCTCGGCGCGGGGCGAGGGTGCGGCCACCAAGCGGTATCTGGAGGACTTCATCGCCCGGCAGGGGCTGGCCGGTTTCGAGCCGTCGGTCTCGTCCGGCCACCTCACCCGGTGCCGCAGCGAGGACTCGCCGCTGTCCCGCGGCCGGGTGCTGGTGTGCGGGGACGCGGCCGGCCTGCTGGAGCCGTGGACGCGTGAGGGGATCTCGTTCGCGCTGCGCTCGGGGCGGCTTGCCGGTGAGTGGGCGGTCCGGGTCGCCGAGGCGCACGACGGGGTGGACGCCCGCCGCCAGGCGCTGAACTACGCCTTCGCCATCAAGGCCGGTCTTGGTGTGGAGATGGCGGTCGGGCGCCGGATGCTCAAGGTGTTCGAGCGCCGTCCGGTGATGCTGCACGCGGTGATCACCGGGTTCCGGCCGGCCTGGAAGGCGTTCGCCGGGATCACCCGTGGTTCGACGTCCCTGGGCGAGCTGGTCCGTACGCATCCGCTGGCGCAGCGCGCACTCGGAGTACTGGACCGCAAGGAGGCCGCGAGGACGGCCGGGAAGGCGCCGGCCCCGGACGCGGAGGACGAGGCCGCCGAGGGCAGCGGCGAGGACGCGGGCAGGCAGGTCAGCCCGGTCGATTAGGAGCTGTCCGGCCGGTCATGCCGCGGTAGCGGCGCCCGGTCGGCAGACCGGACGCCGCTACCGCTCACCTTCAGGCCGGTGAGGAGACCGCCCCGCCGAGATGCCGGGCGAAGAACCGGACCGCGCTGTCGGCCTCGAACCTGGGCATCTCCATGTGCTTGCCCGCGTTGGCGTGCAACGTCTTCTCCTCCGATGCGAAGGCTTCGAACAGCGCGAGACTGGCCTCACGCGGGATGCGCTCGTTGTCCCACTGCACGTCGAACTCGATCGGGACGGTGATCCGCTTCGCCTTCTCGATCAGGGCGTCGGGCCACATCATGCCGAAGACCGCGGCCGTGATCCTGGGCTCGACCGCCACCAGCGGCACCCCGATCGCCATGCCCAAGCCGATGCCGACGTAGCCGACCGGCCCATCGGCGCCGATCTCCGGCAGTTCCTGAAGGGCGTCCAGGGCCGCCTGCCATTCGGGCACGGCGAGCTCCGCCAGGCGGGCGTTGTAGCGTACGACGATCGGGCCTTCCGGCTCGCCCGCCGCCTGTGCCTTGCGCAGTTCGGCGATCTCCCGCTCGTCGTGGGCGGTGCGCGGTCGGTCGCCGTGACCGGGTGCGTCGATGACGGCGGCATGGAAGCCGCAGCCGGTCACGAGAAGGCGGGCGCGGCCCGCCATGGCCCGATGCTTCTTGTGGGCGCCGCCGCCGTGGCCCATCAGGACCAGGGGCGCTCGATCGGTGGCGGAGGCCGGTGACCAGAGAACTCCGGGGACGCCGCCCACGGTGAAGTCGCGCTCGACCACGCCGTTCGACGAGGACTCGGCGGTGAAATGCAGAGAGTGCATAGCTGTTGCCTTTCGGGAGTGCCTTGTTGTCGAGGCGCTCCCGGCGATACCTACGTCAATCGCCCGGCCGTGACGGGAAGGGGGAGCACCCACGTCGATACAGCGTTCACGGGTCTCACCTCCTCGGGCGGTGTCGCGGTCGACTGCAAGTTACCAGCCCCGGTCATCACTCCTCCAACCCTTTTCTCGACCGTGATCACGACTCGAGGCAGGCCCTGGGCGGCGGGGAACAACCGCTGCGAGGCTGTCACGACGACCGTGCGCCCGGCCGGACCTCAATTCGGCGCCGTGATGCGGAAGACGGGGTGGTCGGGGGCGATCCGGCTGAGTTCCTCTCCGGCCGAGTCGGCGCTCACTCCGTCGAAGAAGGCCCCGACCTCCAGCTTCCAGCGCTTGAGATAGGCGCGGAGGATCTCCGGCTTCTCCTCGTCGGTCACCTCGACCGCGCGGAAGGGCTGCGATCTGCGGCCGAGCAGCAGCTCACCGCCACCGGCCGCGCGCATGTTATGGGTCCACTGGACGTGCCCGCGCGCGGCGACCAGATACTGCCCGCTCTCCAGCGTCAGCAGGTTGACCGGGGTGCGGCGCCACTGGCCGCTCTTGCGTCCGCGCACCGCCAGGACCCGGGATCCCCAGACGCTGAGACCGCGCCTGGTCAGCCAGGCGACCATCCGGTTGAGCACCTTGACCGTGAACCAGCCGGGCTGCCTGACGTAGGTGGTCATGGGGGAACTCCTTCAGTGAAGTGTGAGCAGTGCTCTCGTTCGTGAGCAGTCTGCCTCGGATGACTGATCCAAAGCAAGAGCGCTGCTCTCGTTATGGATCGGTGATCTGAAATCTGGCAGACTGGCGACCATGAGCGCTGTCCGAGGAGCCAGAGAACGAGCCCGCACCGAGATCACCGCAGCCATCAAGGACGAGGCGCGCAGACAACTCGCTGACGAGGGAGCCGCGAAACTCTCCCTGCGTGCGGTCGCCCGCGAACTGGGCATGGTCTCCTCCGCGCTCTACCGCTACTTCCCGAGCCGTGACGACCTCCTCACCGCTCTCATCGTCGACGCCTACGACGCGGTCGGCGAGACCGCGGAGGCGGCTCTCGCCGGAGCCGCCCCGGGGGCCTCCGCCCGTACCAGCTGGGTCACCGTCTGCAGAGCGGTACGCGGCTGGGCCCTGGCCCGCCCGCACGAGTACGCCCTGATCTACGGGTCGCCGGTCCCCGGCTACACCGCGCCCAGCGCGACCATCGGCCCCGCGTCCAGGGTCGCCCTGGCCCTGATCTCCATCGCCCGCGACGCGTACCGCGGCGACGGCCTCGCGCTCCCGCCGGTGGCCCCCGCGCTGCGGCCCGAGGCGGAGCGCCTCGCAGCCGACATCACCCCGGACCTCCCGCCCGCCGCGGCTGTCGCACTCGCCGTCGCCTGGGCGCAGCTCTTCGGGCTCATCTCGTTCGAGCTCTTCGGCCAGTTCAACCGGGTGGTGACGGACCGCGACGCCTTCTTCGAGCAGGCAGCGGAGAACCTCGCCGACTCCGTCGGGCTACTCCGCCGGGAGTAGACCTGACCGCCACGCCGGGCTGACGTCCCGGGCACCCCCGCCGGTCTAGCGTTGCCTCCATGGACGAGCCCGGCACGGACGAGCGACGCGGACCCCTGAGGGGCGGACCACCGTGGACGCGTGGCCGGACCGGCGGTGGCCGTACGTCACGAGGGCGTGGCGAACGAGGCGGGCATGGCGGGCGCGGCCTCCGGCACCCGGTGCGGGAGGACGGCGGCCCGGGCCGGTGGCAGCCGCCATGGACAGGGGCACCCGCACACCGGGTGCCGTGGCGCTCCACCCTCGTCCTCACCGTGATCGTCCTGGTGGGGACCACCATCGCCGCCCACGGGCAGGCCGGCTACCGCGCCCCGCTCGACGTCCGGGCCAGGCTGCTGCTGCTGGCCGGGCAGGCGTTCCTGCTGCTCCGACTCAAGTACCCGGTCCTCACCGCCTTCGCCACCGCGGCCTGCGCGATGGTCTATCTGGGCGCCGGATATCCGTACGGACCGGTCTTCCTCACCGTCGCCGTCGGCTGCTTCGGCGCCATCGTCGCAGGCCACCGCTATGCCGCCTGGTCCGCCATCGCGATGCTCTGGGCCGGGCACGTCCTGACCGCCCACTGGCTCTACCGCTGGCTCCCGCCCGCCGGTGACCACGCAGCCCCCTGGGGGC
This window harbors:
- a CDS encoding TetR/AcrR family transcriptional regulator → MSAVRGARERARTEITAAIKDEARRQLADEGAAKLSLRAVARELGMVSSALYRYFPSRDDLLTALIVDAYDAVGETAEAALAGAAPGASARTSWVTVCRAVRGWALARPHEYALIYGSPVPGYTAPSATIGPASRVALALISIARDAYRGDGLALPPVAPALRPEAERLAADITPDLPPAAAVALAVAWAQLFGLISFELFGQFNRVVTDRDAFFEQAAENLADSVGLLRRE
- a CDS encoding geranylgeranyl reductase family protein gives rise to the protein MSSENADAGTEHDQQVWDVVVVGAGPAGASAAYAAAVAGRRVLLLEKAELPRYKTCGGGIIGPSRDSLPPGFELPLRDRVYAVTFSMNGRMTRTRRSKQMLFGLINRPEFDQGLVEEAQKAGAEIRTGAAVSRVEQHGSAVPDRRTVAVVLADGETVLARAVVGADGSAGRIGAHVGVKMDQVDLGLEAEIPVPPTVAEDWAGRVLIDWGPIPGSYAWVFPKGDTLTVGVISARGEGAATKRYLEDFIARQGLAGFEPSVSSGHLTRCRSEDSPLSRGRVLVCGDAAGLLEPWTREGISFALRSGRLAGEWAVRVAEAHDGVDARRQALNYAFAIKAGLGVEMAVGRRMLKVFERRPVMLHAVITGFRPAWKAFAGITRGSTSLGELVRTHPLAQRALGVLDRKEAARTAGKAPAPDAEDEAAEGSGEDAGRQVSPVD
- a CDS encoding nitroreductase family deazaflavin-dependent oxidoreductase translates to MTTYVRQPGWFTVKVLNRMVAWLTRRGLSVWGSRVLAVRGRKSGQWRRTPVNLLTLESGQYLVAARGHVQWTHNMRAAGGGELLLGRRSQPFRAVEVTDEEKPEILRAYLKRWKLEVGAFFDGVSADSAGEELSRIAPDHPVFRITAPN
- a CDS encoding dipeptidase; protein product: MTANPIAEAVASLMPRARAELTELVAFQSVADPAVFPRSECEAAADWVAGALRAEGFQDVALLDTPDGSQSVYGLLPGPEAAPTVLLYAHYDVQPPLGEDAWLSPPFELTERNGRWYGRGAADCKGGFIMHLLALRALKANGGVPVSVKVIAEGSEEQGTGGLERYAEAHPELLTADAVVIGDTGNFRVGLPTVTATLRGMTMLRVQLDTLEGNLHSGQFGGAAPDALAALIRLLDSLRAEDGSTTVDGLEADAAWDGLQYPEGEFRQDAKVLDGVELIGSGTVADRVWARPAVTVIGIDCPPVVGSTPSVQASARAQVSLRVPPGTDAAEATGLLTAHLKAHTPWGARLSVEPVGQGQPFRADTSSPAYTSMAEAMRVAYPGEEMQSAGMGGSIPLCNTLATLYPEAEILLIGLSEPEAQIHAVNESVSPEELERLSVAEAHFLLNYAQSKTAQ
- a CDS encoding nuclear transport factor 2 family protein produces the protein MQEETARSAIDTFISAFNASDDSYVTALLSQALTSDVVFWGPLGRSEGIEAVERFVLDIRRHPAGTGTMVRCSAVDMPDEWARYQWVFTTPDGGPRLAGTDVVHLRRSLIDQVIVFAGEIEPSAS
- a CDS encoding alpha/beta hydrolase, with product MHSLHFTAESSSNGVVERDFTVGGVPGVLWSPASATDRAPLVLMGHGGGAHKKHRAMAGRARLLVTGCGFHAAVIDAPGHGDRPRTAHDEREIAELRKAQAAGEPEGPIVVRYNARLAELAVPEWQAALDALQELPEIGADGPVGYVGIGLGMAIGVPLVAVEPRITAAVFGMMWPDALIEKAKRITVPIEFDVQWDNERIPREASLALFEAFASEEKTLHANAGKHMEMPRFEADSAVRFFARHLGGAVSSPA